Proteins encoded by one window of uncultured Methanobrevibacter sp.:
- a CDS encoding Ig-like domain-containing protein, protein MALSIDKLPSNISVLVDNINVGDSAVVNITLSVFSGKVTITVNDKDYDVTVDNYVGQLVIPGLAVGNYTVIAKYLGDDTYNYSINTTPFSVLKVEVTINNETIVISESADTTSYSINLPSDATGNFTVVVDGENYIVELVNGKATVSIPQLSVGSHNLTVIYSGDSKYSSISKSGSINKTAPQDVPVVKLTGSNLNMLYTSGKYYKVRLTSDGKALAGKNIKITINGKTYSRTTDSNSYASLKISLPPKTYNVKSTYNNVSITNKVVVKNIIQAKNINFKKSAKSLKIKVNLKKVNNKYLKGKKVTLKFKGKTYKVKTNKKGVATFTIKNNVLKKLKAGKKYTYRVTYLKEGVSKKITVKK, encoded by the coding sequence GTGGCTTTAAGTATTGATAAATTGCCCTCCAATATCTCTGTTTTAGTGGATAATATTAATGTTGGCGATTCTGCAGTTGTAAACATTACACTTAGTGTATTTTCGGGAAAAGTCACAATTACAGTAAATGACAAAGACTATGATGTTACTGTTGACAACTATGTTGGCCAATTAGTTATTCCTGGTTTGGCTGTAGGCAATTATACGGTCATTGCTAAATACTTAGGTGATGATACATACAATTATTCAATAAACACTACCCCTTTCAGTGTTTTAAAAGTTGAAGTGACTATAAATAATGAAACAATTGTCATTTCAGAATCAGCTGATACTACCAGTTACAGTATTAATTTACCTTCTGATGCTACAGGTAATTTTACGGTTGTTGTTGATGGTGAAAACTATATTGTTGAATTAGTTAATGGTAAGGCTACTGTTAGTATTCCTCAATTAAGTGTTGGTTCTCACAACCTTACTGTTATCTATTCTGGTGACAGCAAGTATTCTTCAATATCCAAATCAGGTAGCATTAATAAGACTGCACCTCAGGATGTTCCAGTTGTTAAGTTAACTGGATCAAATCTTAACATGCTCTACACCAGTGGCAAGTATTATAAAGTCAGATTAACAAGTGATGGTAAAGCGTTAGCTGGAAAAAACATTAAAATCACTATCAATGGTAAAACATACAGTAGAACTACTGATAGTAATAGTTATGCTTCACTAAAGATTAGTTTGCCTCCTAAAACATATAATGTTAAATCAACCTACAATAATGTCTCAATTACTAATAAGGTTGTTGTTAAAAACATTATTCAAGCGAAAAACATTAACTTTAAAAAATCAGCAAAATCTCTTAAAATCAAGGTAAACTTGAAAAAAGTGAATAATAAATACTTGAAAGGTAAGAAAGTAACCTTAAAATTCAAAGGCAAAACCTATAAAGTTAAAACCAATAAAAAAGGAGTAGCAACATTTACTATTAAGAATAATGTTCTTAAAAAACTCAAAGCAGGTAAAAAATACACATATAGAGTTACTTATCTAAAAGAGGGTGTAAGCAAAAAAATTACAGTTAAAAAATAG
- a CDS encoding Ig-like domain-containing protein yields the protein MVVMLFDDVALSIDKLPSNISVLVDNINVGDSAVVNITVSVVSGKVMVSVDNNDYNVSVNNYNGQLLIPDLSAGDYTVIARFLGDDIYSSSFNTTSFAVSKIKLSKHVLSVNDTIFIVSLPSDAIGELIVNVNDKN from the coding sequence TTGGTGGTAATGCTATTTGATGATGTGGCTTTAAGTATTGATAAATTGCCCTCCAATATCTCTGTTTTAGTGGATAATATTAATGTTGGCGATTCTGCAGTTGTAAACATTACTGTTAGTGTTGTTTCAGGAAAAGTAATGGTGAGTGTTGATAATAATGATTATAATGTTTCTGTTAATAATTATAATGGTCAGTTATTGATTCCTGATTTAAGTGCAGGGGATTATACAGTTATTGCTAGATTTTTGGGTGATGATATTTATAGTTCTTCTTTTAACACTACTTCATTTGCTGTGTCTAAGATTAAACTTTCAAAGCATGTTTTAAGTGTAAATGATACTATTTTCATAGTTAGTTTACCTTCTGATGCTATAGGTGAATTAATTGTTAATGTTAATGATAAGAATTAA
- a CDS encoding PQQ-binding-like beta-propeller repeat protein, translating into MGISNVSAVDDTNISSSQDVSSIENPNDVELYGVNNVEDTIVYGVNLTKTIENSISSQELLQTSQSEDIITVNNWEELQYYCSLSDKDYTLKLKENTNFYPSEPNYQIVINNNVKIIGSDGAYFGDSCPRNAYIKDGHYVVDDGDPIKYAPIIVPDNNRRGLTLENITFKWIYVFYSPDGVFLQMGGNAKNVIKNCVFENINTMMGHSCIVYLKKGDALLENCSFTNCTTDFGCVSVYNKDSYTNARMVVKDCYFENNFARTEPGCINNCAILTVYNTTFYKNRASVWAGAIHTHYYASATIYDSTFIDNVAGWNGGALYTYSVLKIYNTSFIGNNCTTNNGGGAIGACKHMSAPHVYIENSYFEENENLCWSLDELSTTGTGCGGAISLMDEGSLEVRNSIFVANAAANGVAINARTGGPVYGSPDVIIVNNTFINHTRAGDTLMVDLDDTLCNISDNYYLGNSIVFSNLTLTTLNVDKDQSTLQITASLTHPSYYDSDILDKTLYDVYVNDKYVKTVNSTIFTLDFGDFDICDVYVIPTISNRKSNVVTLVSTREYIFVSKLGNDNNNGDSRNNPVKSIKKALELAKNCQNIIILDGEYSESLEINYNVTLKSEGDVAFTDKMSFNVIDANFTLKNININNLNSKYFISQQNNNLIIDNCIFENNCASSLIGANSVKITNSIIKNNKALIINTTGFATITNSILLNNTDLISQNADYNLDYNWWGNIIENYNLTPYNKVNNWLVLNASANVNCLEVNHVALINFAFNLFENNTVSKYASLRNIVLFITPINGTSVNSTFSNSKIEYTLTSLNNGKLIAEYNNIKIALNFEFVRTNPNINVQTENIMVGDDLIINVNLPKDATGNLTVNVDDACQNKIINTNNLIFTFKNIKANEYIVNVIYSGDDKYLSKEINTSLTVFKHDSTTNLDIGVVNVGEDVVLTITTSNDATGNITLKINNHTETLILNNSKTYYTIKNITRGDYIISATYNGDEKYLSSSDSNFIEVDNLNATLNVVIMDIVYGETALIQLTINDDATGNVSVSVDAITNTSIVQNGKANIELKNLEAGLKEAIVFYTGDNAYFNKTLKTNFTINKANLAFNISSNDIKIGQDAIIHIKVPAKTSGTFTINDEVFKIPLSGIVEYIIPDLEVGEYVITAVYNGNNYYTVSNSTSFKVLEYPIPQWQNDGFNSENTGQSPYESNTNGEMQWINRINEEIVGNLVIDSEGNVYVATSSKVYSFGNNGNLRWNFTSESLEGNFSGLCVGRDVIVAPSAGDTLYFINQTNGFKYGSSNLYQGSSLFAPTIDSNSNLYIASEYQYDSNTYKLVKIPYKSWEYGGEIKYADLGKTQPLSSPVVNDDIIVVLSEGKLGVLDAKTLQFKFIKSGDYASIKPIIGEGNIIYAVLGNYIVAYSSAGAQLWKTKVTGGVGKELVLDSENGLYFINSKGNLYKYDLITSKESLVSNLQITSGILIGSNGNLYLASNNIFYELNPTGDILWKSILEYNITGSPVMDKNGSIYVTTNNCLVALNYAPLKDPNINVSVNDAFVGDDVTVNVSINNQCLGDIIITIDGKTYTETINNQGIFIKTLSNLKAGTHNICVEFAGDLRFANAIVYSNFTVYKYDSNLTVNTSDIFVGESLVFDISLASDATGTITLNLNNQNYTANKDNKIIIENLSAKNYNYTFVYSGDDKYEYKTLTGCVSVNKVDTNLSVNVASINVGEDAIVNIKMPDNVEGNVTTIINGENYSAAVNNGVSKISIPNLKADNYTISVYFISYKYIDCVNTTSFSVTKVKLVEYVLNVNGTVFTLNLPSDATGTFTVNVNDKNYTQNVVGGNAI; encoded by the coding sequence ATGGGAATCAGTAATGTTTCAGCAGTTGATGATACTAATATTTCCTCAAGTCAAGATGTTTCTTCAATTGAAAACCCTAATGATGTTGAGTTGTATGGGGTAAATAATGTTGAAGATACAATTGTTTATGGGGTTAATTTAACAAAAACTATTGAAAATTCTATTTCTTCTCAAGAATTACTTCAAACTAGTCAATCAGAAGATATTATCACAGTAAATAATTGGGAAGAATTACAATATTATTGTTCTTTATCGGATAAAGATTATACTTTAAAATTAAAAGAAAATACTAATTTTTATCCTTCTGAGCCTAATTATCAAATTGTAATTAATAATAATGTGAAAATTATTGGAAGTGATGGAGCATATTTTGGTGATTCTTGTCCACGTAATGCTTATATTAAGGATGGGCATTATGTTGTTGATGATGGGGATCCTATTAAATATGCACCAATTATTGTTCCGGATAATAATCGTAGGGGTTTAACATTAGAAAATATTACTTTCAAATGGATTTATGTATTTTATAGTCCGGATGGGGTATTTCTTCAAATGGGAGGTAATGCAAAGAATGTTATTAAAAATTGTGTATTTGAAAATATTAATACAATGATGGGGCATTCTTGTATTGTTTATCTTAAAAAAGGAGATGCTCTTTTAGAAAATTGTTCATTTACAAATTGCACTACTGATTTTGGTTGTGTAAGTGTTTACAATAAAGATAGTTATACCAATGCACGCATGGTAGTTAAGGATTGTTATTTTGAGAATAATTTTGCAAGAACCGAACCAGGTTGTATTAATAATTGTGCTATTTTAACTGTTTATAATACTACTTTTTATAAAAATCGTGCGAGTGTCTGGGCAGGGGCAATTCATACACATTATTATGCTAGTGCGACAATTTATGATTCTACATTTATAGATAATGTTGCGGGGTGGAATGGTGGAGCATTGTACACTTATAGTGTTTTAAAAATTTATAATACTTCTTTTATAGGCAATAATTGTACTACAAATAATGGTGGTGGTGCAATTGGAGCATGTAAACATATGTCAGCACCTCATGTTTATATTGAAAATTCGTATTTTGAAGAAAATGAGAATTTATGTTGGTCTTTAGATGAACTTTCAACTACTGGAACTGGTTGTGGTGGTGCAATTTCTTTGATGGATGAAGGTTCACTTGAAGTTAGAAATTCTATTTTCGTTGCAAATGCGGCAGCTAATGGTGTTGCAATAAATGCTAGAACGGGCGGACCAGTATATGGATCTCCAGATGTTATTATTGTAAATAATACTTTTATTAATCATACTCGTGCTGGAGATACATTAATGGTAGATTTAGATGACACATTATGCAATATTTCAGATAATTATTATTTAGGTAATTCAATTGTATTTTCAAATCTAACATTAACAACATTAAATGTGGATAAAGATCAATCAACTTTACAAATCACTGCTAGTTTAACTCATCCTTCATATTATGATTCAGATATTTTAGATAAAACTTTATATGATGTTTATGTTAATGATAAATATGTTAAAACTGTTAATTCTACAATTTTTACTTTAGATTTCGGAGATTTTGATATTTGTGATGTTTATGTTATTCCTACAATTTCAAATAGAAAATCAAATGTAGTAACTCTTGTTAGCACTCGTGAATATATTTTTGTCTCTAAATTAGGCAATGATAATAATAATGGAGATTCAAGGAATAATCCAGTTAAATCAATAAAAAAAGCATTAGAATTGGCTAAAAATTGTCAGAATATTATTATTTTGGATGGGGAGTATAGTGAAAGTTTAGAAATTAATTATAATGTTACTCTAAAAAGCGAGGGTGATGTCGCATTTACTGATAAAATGTCATTCAATGTCATTGATGCTAATTTCACTTTAAAAAATATCAACATTAATAATTTAAATTCAAAATACTTCATTAGTCAGCAGAATAATAATTTAATCATCGATAATTGCATTTTTGAAAATAATTGTGCATCTTCACTTATTGGAGCTAATTCAGTTAAAATAACCAATTCAATTATTAAAAACAATAAAGCATTAATTATTAACACTACTGGATTTGCGACAATCACTAACTCAATATTATTGAATAACACTGATTTAATCAGTCAAAATGCAGATTATAATTTAGATTACAATTGGTGGGGAAATATAATAGAAAATTACAATTTAACTCCATATAATAAAGTAAATAATTGGTTAGTTTTAAATGCATCCGCTAATGTTAATTGCTTAGAAGTTAATCATGTTGCTTTAATTAACTTTGCATTCAATCTGTTTGAAAATAATACAGTTTCAAAATATGCTAGTTTAAGAAATATTGTATTGTTCATCACTCCGATTAATGGTACTTCAGTCAATTCAACTTTTTCAAACTCAAAAATAGAATATACATTAACATCCCTAAATAATGGAAAGTTAATAGCAGAATATAACAATATTAAAATAGCACTGAATTTTGAATTTGTCAGAACAAATCCAAATATCAATGTCCAGACAGAAAATATCATGGTTGGAGATGATTTAATCATTAATGTTAATCTTCCAAAGGATGCGACTGGTAATCTAACAGTTAATGTTGATGATGCTTGTCAAAATAAAATCATCAACACTAACAATCTGATTTTTACTTTTAAAAACATTAAAGCAAATGAGTATATTGTTAATGTAATCTATTCTGGTGATGATAAATACTTATCCAAAGAAATTAACACCTCACTGACTGTTTTCAAACATGATTCAACAACAAATTTGGATATTGGAGTTGTTAATGTAGGTGAAGATGTAGTTTTAACAATAACTACTTCAAATGATGCTACAGGTAATATAACTCTTAAAATCAATAATCACACTGAAACATTAATATTAAACAACTCTAAAACATATTATACAATTAAAAACATCACTCGTGGGGATTATATAATTTCTGCAACTTATAATGGGGATGAAAAATATTTATCAAGCAGTGACTCAAACTTTATTGAAGTGGATAATTTAAATGCAACACTAAATGTTGTAATTATGGACATCGTTTATGGCGAAACAGCTTTAATTCAACTTACAATAAATGATGATGCAACAGGCAATGTAAGTGTCAGCGTGGACGCAATCACAAATACTAGCATTGTCCAAAATGGTAAAGCAAATATCGAGCTCAAAAATTTAGAAGCTGGTCTAAAAGAAGCAATCGTTTTCTACACTGGTGATAATGCATATTTTAACAAAACACTCAAAACTAATTTCACAATAAATAAAGCTAATCTTGCATTTAACATTTCATCTAATGATATTAAAATAGGTCAGGATGCTATAATTCATATTAAAGTTCCTGCAAAGACAAGCGGTACTTTCACAATCAACGATGAGGTATTTAAGATTCCATTATCCGGCATTGTCGAATACATTATTCCTGATTTGGAAGTGGGCGAATATGTGATTACTGCGGTTTATAATGGCAATAACTATTACACAGTTTCAAATTCCACTTCATTTAAAGTTTTAGAATATCCTATCCCGCAATGGCAAAATGACGGATTTAACAGTGAAAACACCGGCCAATCCCCATACGAAAGCAACACAAATGGAGAAATGCAATGGATTAACAGAATTAATGAAGAAATCGTTGGCAATTTAGTTATTGATAGTGAAGGAAATGTCTATGTTGCAACAAGTTCTAAAGTGTATTCTTTTGGTAATAATGGTAATTTAAGGTGGAACTTCACATCTGAATCTTTAGAAGGCAATTTCTCCGGTTTATGTGTAGGCCGTGATGTAATTGTTGCACCAAGTGCAGGAGACACACTATACTTCATTAACCAAACTAACGGTTTTAAATATGGTTCCTCTAACTTGTATCAGGGATCCAGCTTATTTGCACCAACTATAGATTCAAATTCCAATCTATATATCGCAAGTGAATATCAATATGATTCCAATACTTATAAACTTGTTAAAATTCCATATAAATCATGGGAATATGGTGGAGAAATCAAATATGCTGATTTAGGTAAAACACAACCGTTATCTTCACCAGTAGTGAATGATGACATTATTGTTGTACTATCTGAAGGTAAACTTGGGGTACTTGATGCAAAAACATTGCAATTCAAATTCATCAAATCAGGAGATTATGCAAGTATAAAACCAATAATTGGCGAAGGCAACATAATCTATGCAGTTTTAGGCAATTATATAGTTGCATATTCATCTGCTGGTGCTCAATTATGGAAAACCAAAGTAACTGGAGGAGTGGGAAAAGAATTAGTTTTAGACTCTGAAAACGGATTATATTTCATAAATTCAAAAGGCAATTTGTATAAATATGATTTAATCACAAGTAAAGAGTCTCTAGTTTCTAATCTACAAATAACCTCTGGTATTTTAATCGGAAGTAATGGCAATTTATATTTAGCATCAAATAATATATTTTATGAATTAAATCCAACAGGGGATATTTTATGGAAATCCATTTTAGAATATAATATTACAGGCAGTCCAGTAATGGATAAAAATGGTTCAATATATGTTACTACCAATAATTGTCTCGTTGCTTTAAATTATGCTCCTTTAAAAGATCCGAATATTAATGTCAGTGTTAATGATGCTTTCGTTGGAGATGATGTAACAGTTAATGTTAGCATTAACAATCAATGCCTTGGTGATATAATAATCACAATCGATGGAAAAACTTACACAGAAACAATTAATAATCAAGGAATATTCATAAAAACACTTTCTAACTTAAAAGCAGGCACACATAATATATGTGTTGAATTTGCTGGTGATTTAAGATTTGCTAATGCAATCGTTTATTCTAATTTCACAGTATATAAATATGACTCTAACTTAACAGTCAACACTTCAGACATTTTTGTGGGTGAAAGTTTAGTCTTCGACATTAGTTTAGCAAGTGATGCGACAGGAACAATCACTTTAAATTTAAACAATCAAAACTACACAGCCAACAAAGATAATAAAATCATCATCGAAAACTTATCTGCAAAAAATTACAATTATACTTTTGTCTATTCTGGTGATGACAAATACGAATACAAAACATTAACGGGTTGTGTATCTGTAAATAAAGTAGATACTAATTTATCGGTTAATGTGGCTAGTATTAATGTTGGTGAGGATGCTATTGTTAATATTAAAATGCCAGACAATGTTGAAGGCAATGTAACAACCATTATTAATGGTGAAAATTACTCTGCTGCTGTAAACAATGGTGTTTCAAAAATAAGTATCCCTAATTTGAAAGCAGATAATTATACGATTTCAGTTTACTTTATCAGTTATAAATATATTGATTGTGTAAATACTACTTCATTTAGCGTAACTAAAGTTAAACTCGTAGAATATGTGTTAAATGTTAATGGTACTGTTTTCACACTCAATTTACCTTCTGATGCTACAGGCACATTTACAGTTAATGTTAATGATAAGAATTACACTCAAAATGTAGTTGGTGGTAATGCTATTTGA